From a single Porites lutea chromosome 10, jaPorLute2.1, whole genome shotgun sequence genomic region:
- the LOC140951224 gene encoding uncharacterized protein isoform X2, whose product MPPTVCHQKTTSGQCCSIPFTYEGVTYNSCTDVDHHRLWCSLDSQYKGHWENCLLTTTKGTPTVCTQKTTSGQCCSIPFTYKGVTYNSCTDADHHTLWCSLDNQYNGRWENCLLTTTKITPITVCPLRTTSGQCCSIPFTYKGVTYNSCTDADHHRLWCSLDSQYKGRWDNCHVDKCSNGSHDCHPNATCWADTAGNFTCTCQPGFTGNGRQCYVVTTTKNTPTVCPQRTTSGQCCSIPFTYKGVTYNSCTDADHHRFWCSLDRQYEGRWDNCHVDKCSNGSHDCHPNATCWADTAGNFTCTCQPGFTGNGRQCYDCSNKHFGKYQDFLTAGAADVEQFTINGSQFLAFANYRSDTDGLNTKSFIFKFNDLTEKFSLFQAINTSGAHNMKFFTIANKHYLAVANMRNENTYQVNSVIYQWNELKFVVFQNVSTKGASRISFFKIGKEYFLAVTNWHDDFTNYVRSVIYKWKNDKFDKFQEIPTVGGYGSAPFLINNETFIAFANKMSSTSNVYKWSGYDFVQWQSVRTYEVRDVISFKMNGHTFLAFANRADGQKPNIYKWNGRQFIKVRPITTHGAVTWHPFDMCGRTFLGVANHQANSVIYQALGSQFVKYQELSTQNAHGMTSFVHNGHTYLAVANLALCVNGKNCQYNINSTLYKWK is encoded by the exons ATGCCACCAACGGTTTGCCATCAGAAGACAACCTCCGGTCAATGCTGCAGCATCCCCTTCACTTACGAAGGCGTGACATACAACTCTTGCACCGATGTTGATCATCACAGACTCTGGTGTTCATTAGATAGTCAGTATAAAGGGCATTGGGAGAATTGTT TGTTAACGACCACGAAAGGAACACCAACTGTTTGCACTCAGAAGACAACATCCGGTCAATGCTGCAGTATCCCCTTCACTTACAAAGGCGTGACATACAACTCTTGCACCGATGCTGATCATCACACACTCTGGTGTTCGTTAGATAATCAGTATAACGGGAGATGGGAGAATTGCC TGTTAACGACCACAAAGATAACACCAATAACTGTTTGCCCTCTGAGGACAACTTCCGGTCAATGCTGCAGTATCCCCTTCACTTACAAAGGCGTGACATACAACTCTTGCACCGATGCTGACCATCACAGACTCTGGTGTTCTTTAGATAGTCAGTATAAAGGGCGGTGGGATAATTGTC ACGTTGATAAATGCAGCAACGGTAGTCATGATTGCCATCCAAATGCAACTTGTTGGGCAGATACCGCGGGAAACTTTACATGCACCTGTCAGCCAGGTTTCACTGGAAATGGCCGCCAGTGTTATG TGGTAACGACCACAAAGAATACACCAACTGTGTGCCCTCAGAGGACAACATCCGGTCAATGCTGCAGTATCCCCTTCACTTACAAAGGCGTGACATACAACTCTTGCACCGATGCTGATCATCATAGATTCTGGTGTTCTTTAGATAGACAGTATGAAGGGAGATGGGACAATTGCC ACGTTGATAAATGCAGCAACGGTAGTCATGATTGCCATCCAAATGCAACTTGTTGGGCAGATACCGCGGGAAACTTTACATGCACCTGTCAGCCAGGTTTCACTGGGAATGGCCGCCAGTGTTATG aTTGTTCCAATAAACACTTTGGAAAATACCAAGATTTTCTAACCGCAGGGGCCGCTGATGTTGAACAATTTACCATCAATGGAAGTCAGTTTCTTGCCTTCGCCAATTATAGAAGTGATACTGATGGACTCAACACAAAGTCCTTCATCTTCAAATTCAACGATTTGACTGAAAAATTCTCTTTGTTCCAAGCCATAAATACTTCAGGAGCACATAACATGAAATTCTTTACAATTGCTAATAAACATTACCTCGCAGTTGCTAATATGCGAAATGAAAACACATATCAAGTGAACTCAGTTATTTATCAGTGGAATGAACTAAAGTTCGTTGTCTTCCAAAACGTTTCAACTAAAGGAGCAAGCAGGATTAGTTTCTTTAAAATAGGAAAAGAATATTTTCTTGCAGTTACAAATTGGCATGATGATTTTACAAACTATGTAAGGTCAGTCATCTATAAGTGGAAAAACGACAAGTTTGATAAGTTTCAGGAGATACCAACAGTTGGAGGTTACGGAAGTGCCCCATTTCTAATTAACAATGAAACTTTCATTGCCTTTGCAAATAAAATGAGCTCTACCTCAAATGTTTACAAATGGTCAGGGTATGACTTTGTTCAGTGGCAGTCTGTTCGTACATATGAAGTTCGTGATGTGATATCATTTAAAATGAATGGCCACACTTTTCTTGCCTTTGCAAACAGAGCAGATGGACAGAAACCCAACATTTACAAGTGGAATGGGCGTCAGTTTATAAAGGTCCGGCCAATCACTACTCATGGAGCTGTTACCTGGCACCCATTTGATATGTGCGGACGAACATTCCTGGGTGTTGCCAATCATCAAGCAAATTCTGTTATATACCAGGCCCTTGGATCACAGTTCGTTAAGTATCAAGAACTTTCAACCCAAAACGCTCAtggtatgacgtcatttgtgcaCAATGGTCACACTTATCTTGCTGTTGCGAATCTTGCTCTCTGTGTTAACGGCAAAAATTGTCAGTACAATATTAACAGCACCCTTTACAAGTGGAAATGA
- the LOC140951233 gene encoding uncharacterized protein, which yields MDSFTFYLLSVVLVLTFFVATPTTGSDSFFGLYRVSRSAPPLAKNQNPVCKKAQLLHSDIVQNASLEGQLHAGNFTFLGPVKNMEECMSLCCASKRCQLAYMDKAKCYGVKCYSEELCKITTGYSPSEVKISLMVRNDINRKAYVTAYIVVVLVAFGAAVSGTVWAVFIFVRRYRENGGTKSNEGDDEDPKAEPKVY from the exons atggacagttttacattttatcttttatcaGTTGTTCTTGTGCTAACTTTCTTTGTGGCCACGCCAACGACAG GAAGTGATTCCTTCTTTGGTCTTTATCGAG TATCACGCTCCGCCCCTCCTCTCGCCAAAAACCAAAACCCCGTTTGTAAAAAAGCGCAGTTACTGCACAGTGACATAGTGCAGAATGCGTCGCTGGAGGGTCAGCTGCATGCTGGGAATTTCACCTTTCTCGGCCCGGTAAAAAACATGGAGGAATGTATGTCATTATGCTGCGCGAGCAAGCGATGTCAGTTGGCTTACATGGATAAAGCAAAATGTTATGGTGTCAAGTGTTACAGCGAGGAATTGTGTAAAATAACGACGGGTTACTCACCGAGTGAAGTCAAGATATCGCTGATGGTTAGGAACGATATCAACAGAAAAG CGTATGTGACAGCATACATTGTGGTGGTGCTGGTAGCCTTTGGAGCTGccgtgtcaggaacagtgtggGCCGTTTTTATATTTGTTAGAAG ATATCGAGAAAATGGCGGGACGAAATCGAATGAAGGTGATGATGAAGATCCTAAGGCTGAGCCCAAG GTTTACTAG